A window of Lacibacter sediminis contains these coding sequences:
- a CDS encoding porin family protein — translation MERFMYQDESFERMLKDKADEYRMYPSQQSWENIQKRIRPKNNLFNFKSIGLSAALLLGFAISISDEQTTKDTNSSFVTNFMDDQEVPVTTAQSQKNTAKVIPISAAIRVNRISTEFPETITTESVETPVNESIAQPFEIAASIATEEEMPSLPKATVTIEPSSLKPSAPAIINTVEEKTIDIVPNESSISVEPDPGEANLSANLDLPVITVPKPKRQLQFYIASSASYRVLYSDNKLTFGNLLQQDPEKVAKHSPSLGVEFGTAVLLPLSKNINFRTGIQINYTRYNVELFRSNPQVATVIMNNNNGVIQRVTSLSSQNNSGLFKSDEVANETYQLSIPIGFEFRLAGKRKLQWNLATNIQPTYLLSASGYLLTSNFEKYIKAPDLLSNLNLNTALETFLRWNVKDIQLQAGPQLRYQLFSNSQEGYPIKEHLVDYGFRIGIVKTLK, via the coding sequence ATGGAGCGCTTTATGTACCAGGACGAATCTTTTGAACGAATGCTGAAGGACAAGGCAGACGAGTACCGAATGTACCCGTCGCAACAGTCATGGGAAAACATTCAGAAACGAATTCGCCCTAAAAACAATCTCTTCAATTTCAAATCTATTGGTTTAAGTGCTGCTCTTTTGTTAGGTTTTGCCATTTCAATTTCTGATGAGCAAACAACAAAAGATACCAACTCATCTTTCGTTACAAATTTTATGGATGACCAGGAAGTTCCTGTAACTACTGCACAATCCCAAAAGAATACAGCGAAAGTTATTCCTATTAGTGCGGCCATTCGTGTTAACCGAATTTCGACTGAGTTCCCCGAAACAATTACCACCGAGTCAGTTGAAACTCCTGTCAACGAATCAATTGCTCAACCATTCGAAATAGCTGCTTCAATTGCAACGGAAGAAGAAATGCCTTCCTTACCAAAGGCAACTGTTACAATTGAACCAAGTTCGTTGAAACCATCAGCACCTGCTATTATCAATACGGTTGAAGAAAAAACAATCGATATTGTACCAAACGAATCATCCATTTCTGTTGAACCAGATCCGGGTGAAGCAAATCTAAGTGCCAATTTAGATTTGCCGGTGATTACAGTTCCAAAGCCAAAAAGACAATTACAGTTTTATATAGCATCTTCTGCCAGCTATCGTGTGTTATATAGCGATAACAAACTCACATTTGGTAATCTTTTACAGCAAGATCCTGAAAAAGTAGCGAAGCACAGTCCATCTTTAGGTGTAGAATTTGGAACAGCCGTTCTTCTTCCACTGTCAAAAAACATCAACTTCAGAACCGGTATTCAAATCAACTATACACGTTATAATGTAGAACTTTTCAGATCAAATCCACAGGTTGCTACAGTTATAATGAATAACAATAATGGCGTGATCCAACGGGTAACTTCATTGAGTAGCCAAAACAACAGCGGTCTTTTTAAGAGCGATGAAGTGGCAAATGAAACATACCAGTTGTCAATTCCAATTGGTTTTGAATTCAGACTTGCAGGCAAACGTAAATTGCAATGGAACCTGGCAACCAATATTCAGCCTACCTATTTGCTTTCTGCTTCCGGATACCTGTTAACGAGCAACTTTGAAAAATATATTAAGGCACCTGATCTGTTAAGTAACCTTAACCTGAATACGGCACTTGAAACATTTCTCCGTTGGAATGTAAAAGATATCCAACTCCAGGCAGGCCCACAGTTGCGTTACCAGTTGTTTTCGAATTCTCAGGAAGGATACCCCATCAAAGAACACTTGGTTGATTATGGATTCCGCATCGGTATCGTTAAAACACTCAAATGA
- the uvrC gene encoding excinuclease ABC subunit UvrC, producing the protein MTEVELKKVLPGIPAQPGIYKYYDADKKLLYVGKAKHLRKRVSSYFTKTLQSYKTQELVRRINSIEFTVVNSEQDAFFLENSLIKQFQPVFNIDLKDDKSYPFIVIKNEAFPRVFLTRRKIIDGSTYLGPFTSVAKVRDLIDFIRQHIPIRNCKLNLSEANIRKGKFKVCLEYHLGNCKGPCEGLQSMEDYKEDLEQVKNILKGNLSPVIRHLKEEMKQFAADLNFEKAEINRKKIEHLENYRATSTVVNPKLGDADVISIVVQEEKAFLNYMMVQNGSIIQTENLQLESRLGENEKEILEFAVSYIRNKFESLSPELIVPVEIELLDEALKITVPKAGEKKKLLELSQKNAAIFFEEYKRKKALQLTDKRKENNLKVVEQLKDDLHLTQLPLHIECFDNSNFQGAYPVAAMVCFKNGEPSKQDYRKFNIKTVQGINDFASMKEVVMRRYKRLIEEDKPLPQLVIIDGGKGQLSSAMESIKELKLEHKVTVVGLAKNVEEIFFPGDKESLKLGYSSESLRLIRTIRDEVHRFGITFHRAQRSKGAFKTQMDDIKGIGEATIETLMKEFKSVNNIRKASLKDIAAIVGESKAVLVQQALKQEEKD; encoded by the coding sequence ATGACCGAAGTTGAATTAAAAAAAGTACTTCCAGGCATTCCTGCTCAACCCGGCATTTACAAATATTACGATGCGGATAAAAAACTGTTGTATGTAGGCAAAGCAAAACACTTACGTAAACGTGTTTCGTCCTACTTTACAAAAACACTTCAATCATACAAAACACAGGAGCTTGTTCGCCGTATCAATAGCATTGAGTTTACAGTAGTAAATTCTGAGCAGGACGCTTTCTTTCTTGAAAATTCACTTATTAAACAGTTTCAACCTGTTTTCAATATTGATCTGAAAGATGATAAGAGTTATCCTTTTATTGTTATTAAGAACGAAGCTTTCCCTAGAGTGTTTCTTACACGCAGAAAGATAATTGATGGTTCAACTTATCTTGGTCCTTTTACTTCAGTTGCCAAAGTAAGAGACCTGATTGATTTTATACGACAGCATATACCCATCCGTAATTGCAAATTAAATCTCAGCGAAGCAAATATCAGGAAGGGCAAATTCAAAGTATGTCTTGAATATCATTTAGGTAATTGCAAAGGGCCATGTGAAGGATTACAATCAATGGAAGATTACAAGGAAGATCTTGAACAGGTAAAGAATATTCTGAAAGGAAATTTATCGCCTGTTATCCGGCATCTGAAAGAAGAAATGAAACAGTTTGCTGCTGATCTGAATTTTGAAAAAGCAGAGATCAACAGAAAGAAAATTGAACATTTGGAAAATTACCGTGCAACTTCAACAGTAGTTAATCCAAAACTTGGCGATGCTGATGTGATCTCTATTGTTGTGCAGGAAGAAAAAGCATTTCTCAATTACATGATGGTGCAGAATGGAAGTATCATTCAAACAGAAAACCTGCAGCTCGAAAGCAGGCTTGGTGAAAATGAAAAAGAAATACTTGAGTTTGCCGTGAGTTATATCCGCAATAAATTCGAAAGCCTGTCACCTGAACTTATTGTACCTGTTGAAATAGAATTACTGGATGAAGCGTTAAAGATCACTGTACCAAAAGCAGGTGAAAAGAAAAAGTTGCTGGAGCTATCTCAAAAAAACGCAGCCATCTTCTTTGAAGAATACAAACGAAAAAAAGCGTTACAGTTAACAGATAAACGAAAAGAGAATAATCTGAAAGTTGTTGAGCAGTTAAAAGATGATCTTCACTTAACACAATTGCCACTGCATATTGAATGTTTTGATAACTCTAATTTCCAGGGAGCTTACCCTGTTGCAGCAATGGTTTGTTTTAAGAATGGTGAACCAAGTAAACAAGACTACCGTAAGTTTAATATCAAAACTGTACAAGGCATCAACGACTTTGCTTCTATGAAAGAAGTGGTGATGCGCAGGTATAAACGTTTGATCGAAGAAGATAAACCATTGCCACAACTGGTGATCATTGATGGTGGTAAAGGTCAACTCTCCTCTGCAATGGAAAGCATTAAAGAACTGAAGCTTGAACATAAGGTGACAGTGGTAGGTCTTGCTAAAAACGTTGAAGAAATATTTTTCCCGGGTGATAAAGAATCATTGAAGCTTGGTTACAGCAGTGAGTCGTTGCGATTGATACGAACGATCAGGGATGAAGTGCATCGCTTCGGTATTACTTTTCACAGAGCTCAACGTAGCAAAGGTGCATTTAAAACGCAGATGGACGATATTAAAGGCATTGGAGAAGCAACCATTGAAACACTGATGAAAGAGTTTAAATCGGTTAATAATATCCGTAAGGCCTCCCTTAAAGATATTGCAGCAATTGTGGGTGAAAGCAAAGCTGTTTTGGTACAACAGGCATTAAAGCAGGAGGAGAAAGATTAG
- the porN gene encoding type IX secretion system ring subunit PorN/GldN, producing the protein MKMKSLTVGLLLASLMISGVVSAQQRKKTTRKTTTPPAQSSGYGSSGYGTTPTQQQPTQQTSSYGNNNQQQPTNQPQANIPIVVVKSTGNAALDTIKPSLRNDASIERNLIKDRQPLAYENIREDDAVYRQRVWREIDTREKMNLPFRYSADEDNGNQRFISIILKAIRDREITAFDPLDDRFTTPLTPQAVMESFSGGVDTVPVYDLQGNIERYEVRTKEVDPDSIYQFRVKEEWVFDKESSRMFVRILGICPVKPIYTSTGQFIDMSPLFWIYYPDARGVLSRFEAFNGKNFGARMTWEELFENRMFSSYITKTTMDNPYDRRLKDFIKDPILRLLEGENIKDKIFNYEQDLWSY; encoded by the coding sequence ATGAAAATGAAAAGCCTTACAGTTGGTTTGTTGTTAGCTTCCCTGATGATTTCGGGAGTGGTTTCTGCGCAACAGCGGAAGAAAACAACACGTAAAACAACAACGCCACCAGCTCAATCTTCCGGCTATGGTTCGTCAGGGTATGGTACAACGCCAACTCAGCAACAACCAACGCAGCAGACTTCTTCATATGGTAATAATAACCAACAGCAACCTACTAATCAGCCACAGGCGAATATTCCGATTGTGGTGGTTAAATCAACAGGTAATGCTGCTTTGGATACAATAAAGCCATCGCTCCGAAACGATGCTTCTATTGAGCGTAACCTCATCAAAGATCGTCAGCCATTGGCTTATGAGAATATTCGTGAAGATGATGCGGTTTATCGCCAACGTGTTTGGAGAGAGATCGACACTCGTGAAAAAATGAATCTGCCTTTCCGTTATTCAGCTGATGAAGACAACGGTAATCAACGTTTCATTTCAATCATCCTGAAAGCAATCAGAGACAGAGAAATAACCGCTTTCGATCCGCTTGATGATCGGTTTACTACACCATTAACGCCCCAGGCTGTAATGGAATCATTTTCAGGTGGTGTTGATACCGTTCCTGTTTATGATTTACAAGGTAACATCGAACGTTACGAGGTTCGTACAAAAGAAGTTGATCCTGACAGTATCTATCAGTTCAGAGTAAAAGAGGAGTGGGTGTTCGATAAAGAATCTTCCCGCATGTTTGTAAGAATTCTTGGAATTTGCCCGGTGAAACCTATTTATACGTCAACAGGTCAATTTATTGATATGTCGCCTTTGTTCTGGATCTATTATCCGGATGCACGTGGTGTACTCTCAAGATTCGAAGCATTCAATGGTAAAAACTTTGGTGCACGTATGACATGGGAAGAGCTGTTTGAGAACCGTATGTTCAGCAGTTATATCACGAAGACAACCATGGACAATCCATATGACCGTCGTTTAAAAGATTTCATCAAGGATCCGATCCTTCGTTTACTGGAAGGTGAAAATATCAAGGATAAGATCTTTAACTACGAGCAGGATTTGTGGTCGTACTAA
- the porM gene encoding type IX secretion system motor protein PorM/GldM: MALPKEPRQKMINLMYLVLTALLALNVSAEIINAFKVVDNSLTTTNTVVNRSTETIMESFKIKLAAPESKAKAEVWMPKAETAVRLTKEVTDYIEQLKLKLKIEAGYDPKDPESKFKEDNVDIATRIMDKQGEGEKLRTKLEQYKKAMLAIDPEVAKMFEKNLPINTEIPKSNTRQMGKVTWASAYFHMTPTVAALTMLSKFQNDVKTTESRFVNEFHNRVGQVVVRFDAFEPIVGSNTTYLFPGQEMEITAGLAAFSKSKLPTVSIAGTPVELNDKGMAVRKYKVGSTSGSVKVVVSYTDQDGNPAKKEVDLNYTVGTATGAFVSAEKVKVLYIGLDNELAVSGGNVGDEKVTVGINNGSLSKIGPGRYIAKPTTPGKAVITVNSDGKPSSFEFRVKTVPDPTPMVGASKGGRIPANVFKAQRGIRAELENFVFEGVSFTVTGYTFYATGAGFPDAGVKPGIRSNTFDAVQDLMNRCKPGTTVVLDEIKAVGPGGNTRTLPTMAFNLY, encoded by the coding sequence ATGGCACTACCTAAAGAGCCCCGGCAGAAGATGATCAACCTGATGTACCTGGTGTTAACAGCACTGTTGGCACTCAACGTATCAGCAGAGATCATCAATGCATTTAAAGTAGTTGACAATAGTCTTACCACTACCAATACAGTTGTTAACCGTTCTACAGAAACGATCATGGAATCGTTTAAAATAAAGCTTGCAGCACCTGAATCGAAAGCCAAAGCAGAAGTTTGGATGCCAAAAGCCGAGACCGCTGTTCGGTTAACAAAAGAGGTAACTGACTATATTGAGCAACTGAAACTGAAATTAAAAATTGAAGCAGGGTACGATCCAAAAGATCCTGAATCAAAATTCAAAGAAGATAACGTAGATATCGCTACCCGTATCATGGATAAGCAGGGTGAAGGCGAAAAGCTCAGAACGAAATTAGAGCAGTATAAAAAAGCTATGCTGGCTATTGATCCGGAAGTAGCTAAAATGTTTGAAAAGAATTTGCCGATCAATACTGAAATTCCTAAGTCAAATACCCGTCAAATGGGTAAAGTAACCTGGGCTTCAGCTTATTTCCACATGACGCCTACTGTTGCGGCATTAACCATGCTCAGCAAATTTCAAAACGACGTTAAAACAACAGAAAGTCGTTTTGTAAATGAATTCCATAACCGTGTGGGTCAGGTAGTAGTTCGTTTTGATGCGTTTGAACCCATTGTAGGTTCTAACACGACTTACCTTTTCCCGGGACAGGAAATGGAAATCACTGCAGGTCTGGCAGCATTCAGTAAGAGCAAGCTTCCTACTGTAAGTATTGCAGGAACACCCGTTGAATTGAACGACAAAGGAATGGCGGTAAGAAAATATAAGGTAGGAAGTACCAGCGGTTCGGTAAAAGTTGTTGTTAGCTACACTGATCAGGATGGTAATCCTGCAAAAAAGGAAGTTGACCTCAATTATACGGTGGGTACCGCAACAGGTGCTTTTGTAAGTGCTGAAAAAGTAAAAGTATTATACATCGGTTTGGATAACGAACTCGCTGTTAGTGGCGGTAACGTAGGTGATGAAAAAGTAACGGTAGGTATCAACAATGGCTCATTGAGCAAAATTGGCCCCGGTCGTTATATTGCCAAGCCTACAACACCAGGAAAAGCTGTTATTACTGTTAATTCTGATGGTAAGCCAAGCAGCTTTGAATTCAGAGTGAAAACAGTTCCCGATCCAACACCAATGGTTGGTGCCAGTAAAGGCGGACGTATTCCTGCCAATGTATTTAAAGCACAAAGAGGTATCAGAGCCGAGCTTGAGAACTTCGTGTTCGAAGGTGTAAGCTTTACTGTTACCGGTTATACTTTCTATGCAACAGGTGCAGGCTTCCCGGATGCAGGTGTTAAACCAGGTATCCGCAGCAACACATTTGATGCTGTACAGGATCTGATGAACCGTTGCAAACCCGGTACAACTGTAGTACTTGATGAAATAAAAGCAGTTGGACCAGGCGGTAACACAAGAACTTTGCCCACAATGGCGTTTAATCTATATTAA
- the porL gene encoding type IX secretion system motor protein PorL/GldL, which produces MAVSKSTEKITNIIVSAGAAVVIFGAWAKILHLSFADMMLTVGLLTEAGIFLVYAYLASQGYGMHDDHKAAVPAGTPALASLDKMMSDADITPANLRSLGENFQKLNSTVGGIKDVSDVVSSTGQLSASSKEAAKVLDGMKDAYQQAASTVSSFNLAAEGTKAYHEQVQVMTKNLGSLNTIYELELQDTNNHLKAMNKFYGNLTQASEAMLGSVDDAKKAQEQIGSLARNLGTLNNIYGNMINAMQGR; this is translated from the coding sequence ATGGCAGTCTCTAAATCAACCGAAAAAATCACGAACATTATCGTTTCCGCAGGTGCAGCAGTTGTAATCTTCGGAGCGTGGGCCAAGATCCTTCACCTTTCATTTGCAGATATGATGCTTACAGTAGGTCTGTTGACCGAAGCAGGTATCTTCTTAGTATATGCTTACTTAGCCTCACAGGGTTATGGTATGCACGATGATCATAAAGCAGCAGTTCCGGCAGGAACGCCTGCACTCGCTTCATTAGACAAAATGATGAGTGATGCAGATATTACACCGGCAAATCTCCGCAGCCTTGGAGAAAATTTCCAAAAGCTCAACAGCACTGTTGGTGGTATTAAAGATGTAAGTGATGTAGTTTCTTCAACCGGCCAGTTAAGCGCCTCTTCAAAAGAAGCTGCGAAAGTATTGGATGGTATGAAAGATGCTTACCAGCAAGCTGCTTCAACCGTTTCTTCTTTCAATCTAGCTGCAGAAGGTACAAAAGCATACCATGAGCAGGTACAGGTTATGACGAAGAATCTCGGTTCTTTAAATACGATCTATGAATTGGAATTACAGGATACCAATAATCACCTGAAAGCAATGAATAAATTCTACGGCAACCTTACACAGGCTTCTGAAGCTATGTTAGGTAGTGTAGATGATGCTAAGAAAGCACAAGAGCAAATCGGTTCTTTAGCAAGAAACCTTGGCACGTTGAATAACATCTATGGTAACATGATCAATGCAATGCAGGGACGTTAA
- the porK gene encoding T9SS ring complex lipoprotein PorK/GldK: MKNQLLSCLTIAALSVLAVSCGKSKSSSKSANNGQLVGASYNAKQNNNTHLGMVMIPQGTFHMGPSDEDINYAYTARNRQVSISGFWMDATEVTNSEYKQFVFYVRDSIAATVLNYIDPKTNSIDWKKAAGIWKEKNVYEKLGQMMMAPDDRIFGKMEIDPDKLIYQEEYVDYKAAAYRKPNEPRSKFIIKNPVKVYPDTLVWVRDFSYSYNEPMSQRYFAHPAFANYPVVGTTWKQANAFCNWRTRHLNDFNDKKGYATESSYRLPSEAEWEYAARGGRSQSMFPWGNYYLRNRKGCLMANFKPGRGNYPEDGGFYTVRADAYWPNDFGLYNMAGNVAEWTGSLYYEGAYNFAHDMNPDIRYNAKDSDPPRMKRKVVRGGSWQSVGYFLQTSTRNYEYQDTAKSYIGFRCVINLPPMMRKR; encoded by the coding sequence ATGAAGAACCAACTGTTAAGTTGCCTAACAATCGCCGCCTTATCCGTACTAGCTGTTAGCTGCGGTAAATCGAAGTCATCTTCGAAATCAGCAAACAACGGTCAACTTGTTGGTGCATCCTACAACGCCAAACAAAACAACAACACACATCTTGGAATGGTGATGATTCCTCAAGGTACCTTTCACATGGGCCCAAGTGATGAGGACATCAACTATGCGTACACTGCACGTAACCGCCAGGTATCGATCAGCGGTTTCTGGATGGATGCGACTGAAGTTACTAATAGCGAATACAAGCAGTTTGTGTTCTACGTTAGGGATTCCATTGCGGCAACTGTGTTAAACTACATCGATCCTAAAACCAATTCCATCGACTGGAAAAAAGCCGCTGGTATCTGGAAAGAGAAGAATGTATATGAGAAACTCGGCCAGATGATGATGGCTCCGGATGATCGTATTTTCGGTAAAATGGAAATCGATCCTGATAAACTCATTTATCAGGAAGAGTATGTGGACTACAAAGCAGCTGCTTACCGTAAACCAAATGAACCCCGTTCAAAATTCATTATTAAGAATCCCGTTAAAGTATATCCCGATACATTGGTATGGGTGCGTGATTTCTCTTACAGTTATAATGAGCCAATGAGCCAGCGTTATTTTGCTCACCCGGCTTTTGCGAACTATCCTGTAGTTGGTACAACCTGGAAACAAGCGAACGCTTTTTGTAACTGGCGTACACGTCACCTCAATGATTTTAATGATAAGAAAGGATATGCTACAGAATCAAGCTACCGCTTGCCATCTGAAGCAGAATGGGAATATGCAGCCCGTGGCGGACGTTCACAATCAATGTTCCCTTGGGGTAACTATTATCTCCGCAACCGTAAAGGATGTTTAATGGCCAACTTTAAACCCGGCCGTGGTAACTATCCTGAAGACGGTGGTTTCTATACTGTACGTGCTGATGCTTACTGGCCAAATGACTTCGGTCTTTACAACATGGCCGGTAACGTGGCAGAGTGGACAGGTTCTCTTTACTATGAAGGAGCTTACAATTTTGCACATGACATGAACCCGGATATCCGTTACAATGCGAAGGACAGCGATCCTCCCCGTATGAAACGTAAAGTGGTTCGTGGTGGTAGCTGGCAGAGTGTAGGTTATTTCCTGCAAACAAGTACCCGTAACTATGAGTATCAGGATACAGCAAAATCATACATCGGTTTCCGTTGTGTGATCAACCTGCCACCTATGATGCGCAAACGTTAA
- a CDS encoding thioredoxin domain-containing protein produces MAHTNRLTKESSPYLLQHAHNPVDWFPWGEEALKKAVEEDKPVLVSIGYSSCHWCHVMERESFEDETTADIMNRLFINIKIDREERPDLDHIYMDAVQAMTGSGGWPLNVFLTPDLKPFYGGTYYPPIKAFNRSSWKEVLYGVANAFKEKREEIEQQATELVQHLQNANSFGTQKVLKFDLPAEELFPNKQAELMFDAVMKTADRSWGGFGNAPKFPQTFTIGYLLQYYHFTGNKEALAQACLSLEKMIEGGIYDHVGGGFARYSTDAEWLAPHFEKMLYDNALLVIVLSEAWQLTKQPQYKRAIEETLVFIEREMTSSENGFYSALDADSEGVEGKYYTWKKQEVEDVLKEDAALFSKFYDITEHGNWEDVNIPRIKQKAESFCAENGLELSAFEKKMKSCLALLLKTREKRIKPLLDDKILLSWNALMNDAYSSAFAATGKEVYRQKAISNMQFLLKVFEHRDGLWHVYKDGTAKHPAFLDDYAYLIKALLHLQEITSDTNYLLKAKELMAAAIDQFGEEETGYFFFTAANQPDIVVRKKEIYDGATPSGNAVMAVNLQKLGIFFHKPEWTERSTKMLLGLQDVMVRYPGSFGVWAGLLQNRINGFRELAIVGNAHESKRDEVLGWYRPNIIMQSSTKSNSSFPLLLNRDSPPGITFFYLCKEYACLQPTAETQEIRAVLTSVTG; encoded by the coding sequence ATGGCACATACCAATCGTCTTACTAAAGAAAGCAGCCCTTATTTATTGCAGCATGCACATAATCCGGTGGATTGGTTTCCATGGGGTGAAGAAGCATTGAAAAAGGCTGTTGAAGAAGATAAGCCGGTGTTGGTGAGTATTGGTTATTCATCCTGTCATTGGTGTCATGTAATGGAAAGAGAAAGTTTTGAAGATGAAACGACTGCCGATATCATGAACCGGCTTTTTATCAATATAAAAATTGACAGGGAAGAACGTCCCGATCTTGATCATATTTACATGGATGCCGTGCAGGCAATGACCGGAAGCGGTGGTTGGCCATTGAATGTTTTTCTGACACCCGATCTGAAACCGTTTTATGGCGGTACCTATTATCCACCGATTAAAGCTTTTAACCGCAGTTCGTGGAAAGAAGTGTTGTATGGAGTTGCCAATGCATTTAAAGAGAAAAGGGAAGAGATAGAACAACAGGCAACAGAACTCGTACAACATTTACAAAACGCCAATTCATTCGGCACACAAAAAGTATTGAAGTTTGATCTGCCTGCAGAAGAATTGTTTCCAAATAAGCAAGCTGAATTAATGTTTGATGCTGTTATGAAAACAGCTGATCGTAGCTGGGGTGGTTTTGGTAATGCACCAAAATTTCCTCAAACATTTACGATTGGTTACTTGCTGCAGTATTATCATTTCACCGGTAATAAAGAAGCCTTGGCGCAAGCCTGTCTCAGTCTTGAAAAAATGATCGAAGGTGGTATTTATGATCATGTGGGCGGTGGCTTTGCACGGTATAGCACAGACGCAGAATGGCTGGCTCCCCATTTTGAAAAAATGCTTTATGATAATGCATTACTGGTGATCGTTCTTAGTGAAGCATGGCAACTCACAAAGCAACCTCAGTATAAAAGGGCCATTGAAGAAACACTGGTCTTCATTGAACGGGAAATGACATCTTCTGAAAACGGATTCTATTCTGCGTTAGATGCCGATAGTGAAGGCGTTGAAGGTAAATATTACACCTGGAAAAAACAGGAAGTGGAAGATGTTTTGAAAGAAGATGCAGCACTGTTCTCTAAATTTTACGATATAACAGAGCATGGTAACTGGGAAGATGTGAACATTCCACGTATCAAACAAAAAGCTGAATCATTTTGTGCCGAGAATGGGTTGGAATTAAGTGCGTTTGAAAAGAAGATGAAATCCTGTCTTGCTCTTCTTCTAAAAACAAGAGAAAAACGGATCAAACCATTGCTTGATGATAAGATCCTGCTCAGTTGGAATGCATTAATGAACGATGCTTACAGCAGTGCTTTTGCAGCAACAGGAAAAGAGGTCTACAGGCAAAAAGCCATCAGCAATATGCAGTTTCTGTTGAAGGTATTTGAACACAGAGATGGTTTGTGGCATGTTTACAAAGATGGAACGGCTAAGCATCCGGCGTTTCTGGATGATTATGCTTATCTCATTAAAGCGCTTTTGCATTTGCAGGAAATAACTTCCGATACCAACTATCTGCTCAAAGCAAAGGAGTTGATGGCTGCAGCAATTGATCAGTTTGGTGAGGAAGAAACCGGTTATTTTTTCTTCACAGCCGCCAATCAACCGGACATCGTGGTCCGGAAAAAAGAAATTTATGACGGGGCGACGCCTTCGGGTAATGCAGTTATGGCGGTCAATCTTCAAAAACTGGGCATCTTTTTCCATAAGCCTGAATGGACGGAACGGAGCACAAAAATGCTGCTCGGTTTACAAGATGTAATGGTGCGATACCCCGGTTCTTTTGGGGTTTGGGCAGGTCTTTTGCAGAATCGGATCAATGGATTCAGGGAGCTGGCGATCGTTGGAAATGCACACGAATCAAAAAGAGACGAGGTTTTAGGCTGGTACAGACCCAATATAATTATGCAGTCTTCCACAAAAAGTAATAGTAGTTTCCCGCTATTATTAAATAGGGACTCGCCCCCGGGCATCACCTTTTTTTACTTATGTAAGGAATATGCCTGCCTCCAACCAACCGCTGAAACACAGGAAATACGGGCAGTTTTGACTTCTGTCACTGGGTAA
- a CDS encoding uroporphyrinogen-III synthase → MKPQKEKAIKNILITQPRPESDKSPYYELARKYNLQLSFQPFIRIEGIPSKDFRKQKIDITAYSAVIFTSRNAIDHFFRTCEEMRISVSQETKYFCITEAVALYLQKFILYRKRKVFYGADGTNKSLFDVVNKHKSNEKFLYPCSENIDNEITTWLRNHNCEFATPILYKTVSNDVKDLITEGDFDIICFFTPSGVKSLIENLPKYKQNGTFIGAFGANTFKAVEEAGLQLQIKAPDPQAPSMVSALDKFLAQASK, encoded by the coding sequence ATGAAGCCCCAAAAAGAGAAAGCGATCAAAAACATCCTGATAACGCAGCCAAGGCCAGAATCCGATAAGTCGCCATACTACGAGCTTGCCAGGAAATACAACTTACAGTTGTCGTTTCAGCCCTTTATACGTATTGAAGGAATCCCCTCTAAAGATTTCAGAAAACAAAAGATCGATATCACCGCTTATTCGGCTGTTATTTTCACCAGCCGCAATGCCATTGATCATTTTTTTCGCACCTGCGAAGAAATGAGAATATCTGTTTCGCAGGAAACAAAGTATTTCTGCATTACAGAAGCTGTGGCATTGTATCTCCAGAAGTTTATCCTCTACCGGAAACGCAAAGTATTTTATGGCGCCGACGGTACCAATAAAAGTTTGTTTGATGTGGTGAACAAACACAAAAGCAACGAAAAGTTTTTATACCCCTGCAGCGAAAATATTGATAACGAGATCACGACCTGGCTTCGTAATCATAACTGCGAGTTTGCAACACCTATTCTCTACAAAACTGTCAGCAATGATGTAAAGGACCTGATCACTGAAGGTGACTTTGACATCATTTGTTTTTTCACCCCAAGCGGTGTAAAAAGCCTCATCGAAAATTTACCCAAGTACAAACAGAACGGAACGTTTATTGGTGCTTTTGGTGCTAATACGTTTAAAGCGGTTGAAGAGGCCGGACTGCAGTTGCAGATTAAGGCACCCGATCCGCAGGCGCCAAGTATGGTTTCTGCTTTGGATAAGTTTCTGGCACAGGCTTCCAAATAA